A stretch of the Buchananella sp. 14KM1171 genome encodes the following:
- the rimP gene encoding ribosome maturation factor RimP — protein MESLGLYLENVTLTKSGKYTMVRVTVDLPDGPGAVDSDQLVDVTRAVSSWLDQEDPIPGRYTLEVSTPGAERVLTTPRDFRRAEGRMVKAVVAGKEIEGRLEGVNEGSVVLAGQEIAMADIEKSRVVLEFSRD, from the coding sequence GTGGAATCCCTGGGCCTCTACCTGGAGAACGTCACCCTGACCAAGTCGGGGAAGTACACGATGGTTCGCGTCACCGTGGACCTGCCCGACGGCCCCGGCGCCGTGGACTCCGACCAGCTGGTGGACGTCACCCGGGCGGTGTCCAGCTGGCTCGACCAGGAGGACCCGATCCCGGGCCGCTACACCCTGGAGGTCTCCACCCCCGGGGCGGAACGGGTGCTGACCACGCCGCGCGATTTCCGTCGCGCGGAGGGTCGTATGGTCAAGGCGGTCGTGGCCGGTAAGGAGATCGAGGGCAGGCTGGAGGGCGTTAACGAAGGCAGCGTCGTCCTGGCCGGGCAGGAAATCGCTATGGCCGACATCGAAAAGTCGCGCGTGGTCCTGGAATTCTCCCGGGACTGA
- the nusA gene encoding transcription termination factor NusA — MDIDMTQLRLVGEELGVSVSTLVETIETALLKAYLQNPGAIRGARVDIDKRTGQAVVMAPEVDDDGVVIGEFDDTPSNFGRLATNTVRSIITQRLRDADDAKVFGRFKDSTGTIVSGRVVQNPDRRLVKVDLGDGVEGVLPPEEQAPGESYPHGTQLRAFVVDISRGANGAQVRLSRTHPGLVRGLFEKEVPQIADGIVEIKSIAREAGHRTKIAVVSHDPQVGAVAACIGKMGARVRSVMAELGGEKIDIVDWSADPARFVANALSPAKVGTVTILDAAARTARVVVPDFQLSLAIGKEGQNARLAARLTGWRIDIKPDHAGEQVIGTGSRPDATPA; from the coding sequence GTGGACATCGACATGACTCAGCTGCGGCTCGTGGGGGAGGAGCTGGGCGTCAGCGTCTCCACCCTGGTAGAGACGATCGAGACGGCGCTGCTGAAGGCCTACCTGCAAAACCCCGGCGCCATTCGCGGCGCCCGCGTGGACATCGACAAGCGCACCGGGCAGGCCGTCGTGATGGCGCCCGAGGTGGACGACGATGGCGTGGTTATCGGCGAGTTTGACGACACGCCGTCGAACTTCGGCCGCCTTGCCACCAACACGGTGCGCTCGATCATCACGCAGCGGCTGCGCGACGCCGACGACGCCAAGGTCTTTGGCCGCTTCAAGGACTCCACCGGCACGATCGTCTCCGGGCGCGTGGTGCAAAACCCGGACCGCCGGCTGGTGAAGGTGGACCTGGGCGACGGCGTGGAGGGAGTGCTTCCCCCGGAGGAGCAGGCCCCGGGCGAGTCCTACCCGCATGGCACGCAGCTGCGCGCGTTCGTGGTGGACATCTCCCGTGGCGCCAACGGGGCACAGGTTCGCCTGTCCCGCACCCACCCGGGCCTGGTGCGCGGCCTGTTCGAGAAGGAAGTGCCCCAGATCGCCGACGGCATCGTGGAGATCAAGTCCATCGCCCGCGAGGCCGGGCACCGCACCAAGATCGCCGTGGTCTCCCACGACCCGCAGGTGGGCGCGGTGGCCGCGTGCATCGGCAAGATGGGCGCGCGCGTCCGCTCCGTCATGGCAGAGCTGGGCGGGGAGAAGATCGACATCGTGGACTGGTCTGCTGACCCGGCCCGGTTCGTCGCCAACGCGCTGTCCCCGGCCAAGGTGGGCACCGTGACCATCCTGGACGCCGCAGCCCGCACCGCCCGCGTGGTGGTGCCGGACTTCCAGCTCTCGCTGGCGATCGGCAAGGAGGGGCAAAACGCCCGCCTGGCCGCCCGCCTGACCGGCTGGCGCATCGACATCAAGCCCGACCACGCCGGCGAGCAGGTGATCGGCACCGGCTCTCGCCCGGACGCCACGCCGGCCTGA
- a CDS encoding YlxR family protein, protein MPKRALVRIGGGPAKASNPTSHVPVRTCVGCRKRGERNQLVRVVQLDGRVVLDEYASLPGRGAWLHHETGCLEKALKRRAFPRALRVEELDVTGLMELLPLGGNQAARGASPVGKAE, encoded by the coding sequence ATGCCCAAGCGGGCGCTGGTTAGAATAGGGGGCGGCCCCGCGAAGGCCAGCAATCCCACTAGCCACGTTCCCGTGCGCACATGTGTGGGCTGCCGGAAGCGTGGGGAGCGAAACCAACTGGTGCGGGTTGTGCAGCTTGATGGACGCGTTGTCCTGGACGAGTACGCCAGCCTGCCCGGGAGGGGCGCCTGGCTCCACCACGAGACAGGCTGCTTAGAGAAAGCGCTGAAACGGCGAGCCTTTCCCCGCGCGCTGCGGGTGGAGGAGCTGGACGTTACAGGGCTAATGGAACTGCTGCCGTTGGGCGGCAACCAGGCGGCGCGCGGTGCGTCGCCTGTAGGAAAGGCGGAATAA
- the infB gene encoding translation initiation factor IF-2 encodes MPAPVRGGGPNRREVANTKPRVHELAKELGVTSKELIGILSTELGEFVKAPSSSVEPPVERKVREYFAAKGGASAAGADKAQADASKKKAAPKGQAAGASDAAGAAAQKPAAPAPAPAVAAAPAAPTVPGVQTAAAKPGQAQAGAAKPTPGGAGAGAPAAPAPAAPAPSAPAAGAAQAAPGGPAGSPASASKPGPKPGPKPAPKPAPKAEAPAAHAQAPAQRGGGVPGPRPGAPRPGQRPGPRPGNNPYSSSQGMGARPGGERSGGPRPGNNPYSSAQGMPRPGQRPGPRPGGAPGERAGGPRPGGGAIPRPAGPRPNPGMMPGQSSIGRPGAPARPGGGAGGRGGRPGPGGGGGGFGGPRGGAGGAGPAGGGMGAGGRGGRGGRGGTQGAFGRGGGRPVRGKKSKRTKRQEFEEQTAPTIGGVVVPRGNNTKIRIRSGASLADFAEKIDANPASLVTVLFHLGEMATATQSLDEDTFMLLGGELGYDVEVVSPEDEDRELLESFGLDLDAEEGQNELPRPPVVTVMGHVDHGKTKLLDAIRSTDVVAGEAGGITQHIGAYQIRHELEGEKRTITFIDTPGHEAFTAMRARGAKVTDIAILVVAADDGIMPQTIEALNHAQAAGVPIVVAVNKTDKPDANPDKVRGQLTEYGLIAEEYGGDTMFVNVSALHRTGIEDLLEAVLLTADGALELTANPDQQARGVAIEANLDKGRGAVITALVQRGTLRVGDSLAAGTAHGRVRAMFDEHGNTVTEAGPSRPVQVIGLTSVPRAGDNFLVADDDRTVRQIADQRAAKERAALLAKRRKRISLEDFDAALKDGKVETLNLILKGDVSGAVEALEDSLLKIDVGEEVQLRIIHRGVGAITQNDVNLATVDNAVIIGFNVRPAERVQELADAEGVEIKYYSIIYKAIEEVEASLKGMLKPIYEEVQLGTAEIRQVFRSGKFGNIAGSIVRSGTIRRNTKARLVRDGVVLADDLTIESLRREKDDVTEVREGYECGITLGFKDIAEGDVIETWELREKPRD; translated from the coding sequence ATGCCCGCGCCTGTTCGAGGCGGGGGCCCGAACAGGAGAGAAGTGGCAAACACAAAGCCTCGCGTGCATGAGCTCGCTAAGGAGCTGGGCGTGACCAGCAAGGAGCTCATTGGCATTTTGAGCACCGAACTCGGCGAGTTCGTTAAGGCACCCAGTTCCTCGGTGGAGCCGCCGGTGGAGCGCAAGGTGCGCGAATACTTCGCGGCCAAGGGCGGCGCCAGCGCCGCAGGCGCGGACAAGGCCCAGGCCGACGCGTCCAAGAAGAAGGCCGCCCCCAAGGGGCAGGCAGCTGGTGCGTCCGACGCTGCCGGCGCTGCCGCGCAGAAGCCTGCCGCCCCCGCCCCCGCCCCCGCCGTCGCTGCGGCTCCGGCGGCTCCGACCGTCCCCGGCGTGCAGACTGCCGCCGCAAAGCCGGGCCAGGCCCAGGCTGGGGCCGCCAAGCCGACCCCGGGTGGCGCGGGCGCTGGCGCGCCGGCCGCCCCGGCACCGGCCGCCCCGGCTCCGTCCGCCCCGGCGGCTGGCGCCGCGCAGGCCGCGCCCGGGGGGCCCGCTGGTTCCCCCGCTTCGGCAAGCAAGCCCGGCCCCAAGCCTGGCCCGAAGCCGGCCCCCAAGCCTGCGCCGAAGGCTGAGGCTCCCGCGGCCCACGCCCAGGCCCCCGCTCAGCGCGGCGGCGGCGTGCCGGGCCCGCGTCCGGGTGCCCCCCGCCCGGGGCAGCGCCCCGGCCCGCGCCCGGGCAACAACCCGTACTCGAGCTCCCAGGGCATGGGCGCCCGCCCCGGCGGCGAGCGCTCCGGCGGTCCGCGCCCGGGCAACAACCCGTACTCCAGCGCCCAGGGCATGCCGCGCCCGGGCCAGCGTCCTGGCCCGCGCCCCGGCGGCGCTCCTGGTGAGCGCGCCGGTGGGCCGCGTCCCGGCGGCGGCGCGATCCCGCGCCCGGCCGGCCCGCGCCCCAACCCCGGCATGATGCCGGGCCAGTCTTCCATCGGTCGCCCGGGTGCTCCGGCGCGCCCGGGTGGTGGCGCTGGCGGTCGCGGCGGTCGTCCGGGGCCGGGCGGCGGCGGTGGCGGCTTCGGCGGCCCGCGTGGTGGGGCCGGCGGTGCCGGCCCGGCCGGTGGTGGCATGGGTGCTGGCGGTCGCGGCGGTCGCGGTGGCCGTGGCGGTACGCAGGGTGCGTTCGGTCGCGGCGGTGGCCGCCCGGTGCGCGGCAAGAAGTCGAAGCGTACGAAGCGTCAGGAGTTCGAGGAGCAGACTGCACCGACCATCGGTGGCGTGGTTGTTCCTCGCGGTAACAACACCAAGATCCGCATCCGTTCCGGTGCCTCGCTGGCGGACTTCGCTGAGAAGATCGACGCGAACCCGGCGTCGCTGGTGACCGTGCTGTTCCACCTGGGTGAGATGGCCACGGCCACGCAGTCCCTGGATGAGGACACCTTCATGCTGCTGGGCGGTGAGCTGGGCTACGACGTGGAGGTTGTCTCCCCGGAGGACGAGGACCGCGAGCTGCTGGAGTCCTTCGGCCTGGACCTGGACGCGGAGGAGGGCCAGAACGAGCTGCCGCGTCCGCCGGTTGTGACCGTCATGGGTCACGTTGACCACGGTAAGACGAAGCTGCTGGACGCGATCCGCTCCACGGACGTGGTGGCTGGCGAGGCCGGCGGTATCACGCAGCACATCGGTGCCTACCAGATCCGCCACGAGCTGGAGGGTGAGAAGCGCACCATCACGTTCATCGACACCCCGGGTCACGAGGCCTTCACGGCTATGCGTGCGCGTGGTGCGAAGGTCACGGACATCGCGATCCTGGTGGTGGCCGCTGACGACGGCATCATGCCGCAGACCATCGAGGCGCTGAACCACGCGCAGGCCGCTGGCGTGCCGATCGTGGTGGCCGTGAACAAGACCGACAAGCCGGACGCGAACCCGGACAAGGTGCGCGGACAGCTCACCGAGTACGGATTGATCGCGGAGGAGTACGGTGGCGACACGATGTTCGTCAACGTCTCCGCCCTGCACCGCACCGGTATCGAGGATCTGCTGGAGGCCGTGCTGCTCACTGCGGACGGTGCCCTGGAGCTCACCGCTAACCCGGACCAGCAGGCTCGTGGTGTGGCGATTGAGGCGAACCTGGACAAGGGTCGTGGTGCGGTCATTACGGCGCTGGTGCAGCGCGGCACGCTGCGGGTCGGTGACTCGCTGGCTGCCGGTACGGCTCACGGCCGCGTGCGTGCGATGTTCGACGAGCACGGCAACACGGTCACGGAGGCGGGCCCGTCCCGCCCGGTCCAGGTGATCGGTTTGACCTCTGTGCCGCGCGCGGGCGACAACTTCCTGGTGGCGGACGACGACCGCACGGTGCGTCAGATCGCCGACCAGCGTGCCGCCAAGGAGCGTGCGGCCCTGCTGGCCAAGCGTCGCAAGCGCATCAGCCTGGAGGACTTCGACGCCGCCCTGAAGGACGGCAAGGTGGAGACCCTCAACCTCATCCTCAAGGGCGACGTGTCCGGTGCCGTGGAGGCGCTGGAGGACTCGCTGCTCAAGATCGACGTGGGCGAGGAGGTCCAGCTGCGTATCATCCACCGTGGTGTGGGTGCGATCACGCAGAACGACGTCAACCTGGCTACGGTGGACAACGCGGTCATCATCGGCTTCAACGTGCGCCCTGCGGAGCGCGTGCAGGAGCTGGCGGACGCCGAGGGCGTGGAGATCAAGTACTACTCGATCATCTACAAGGCCATCGAGGAGGTGGAGGCCTCCCTCAAGGGCATGCTCAAGCCCATCTACGAGGAGGTCCAGCTCGGTACTGCGGAGATCCGTCAGGTGTTCCGTTCCGGCAAGTTCGGCAACATCGCTGGTTCGATCGTCCGTTCGGGCACGATTCGCCGCAACACCAAGGCTCGCCTGGTGCGCGACGGCGTGGTGCTGGCAGACGACCTCACCATCGAGTCGCTGCGTCGCGAGAAGGACGACGTCACCGAGGTGCGCGAGGGCTACGAGTGCGGTATCACCCTGGGCTTCAAGGACATCGCCGAGGGCGACGTCATCGAGACCTGGGAGCTGCGCGAGAAGCCGCGTGACTGA
- the rarD gene encoding EamA family transporter RarD, whose amino-acid sequence MPTSTPAPGLDRTGLVTIVSCYVVWGLFPLYFRLLNSAGAGEIIAYRASMTLLTCLTLIALWRGAGRRLLVALRSRRTVGMLALAGALIAVNWLVYVFGVNTGRTADAAIGYFLNPLVTVALGYVFLGERLRRLQLVSLGVAAAAVGLLVWAYGSFPWISLTLAFSFGFYGLLKKKVRADSLTGLTIETAAIVPACLAYLAWLGWQGRAVVSAGVPLDWGVFGLLVLTGPLTALPLLLFGVGAQRVPLTVVGLSQYIAPTMQFLIALLVFHEPMPPVRFWAVGLVWVAVFIFVADALAAARKARTRAA is encoded by the coding sequence GTGCCCACCTCAACGCCCGCGCCGGGACTCGACAGAACCGGCCTTGTCACCATCGTCTCCTGCTACGTGGTGTGGGGGCTCTTTCCCCTCTACTTCCGGCTCCTGAACAGCGCCGGGGCCGGCGAGATCATCGCCTACCGCGCCTCCATGACCCTGCTGACCTGCCTGACGCTCATCGCGCTCTGGCGCGGGGCCGGCCGGCGCCTCCTGGTGGCGCTGCGCTCCCGGCGCACCGTGGGAATGCTCGCCCTGGCCGGCGCGCTGATCGCGGTGAACTGGCTGGTCTACGTCTTCGGGGTCAACACCGGTCGCACCGCCGACGCCGCCATCGGCTACTTCCTCAACCCCCTGGTGACGGTGGCGCTCGGCTACGTGTTCCTGGGCGAGCGCCTACGCCGCCTGCAGCTGGTCTCCCTGGGAGTGGCGGCCGCCGCGGTGGGGCTGCTGGTGTGGGCCTACGGCTCCTTCCCCTGGATCTCCCTGACCCTGGCGTTCTCCTTCGGCTTCTACGGGCTGCTCAAGAAGAAGGTGCGCGCCGACTCCCTGACCGGCCTGACCATCGAGACCGCCGCGATCGTGCCAGCCTGCCTGGCTTACCTGGCGTGGCTGGGCTGGCAGGGGCGGGCCGTGGTCTCCGCTGGCGTGCCGCTGGATTGGGGTGTCTTTGGTCTGCTGGTGCTGACCGGCCCGCTCACCGCCCTGCCGCTGCTCCTGTTCGGGGTGGGCGCCCAGCGCGTCCCACTCACCGTGGTCGGGTTGTCTCAGTACATCGCGCCGACCATGCAGTTCCTGATCGCCCTGCTGGTTTTCCACGAGCCCATGCCGCCCGTGCGCTTCTGGGCGGTCGGACTGGTGTGGGTGGCCGTGTTCATTTTCGTGGCCGACGCCCTCGCCGCCGCCCGCAAGGCCCGCACCCGCGCCGCTTAA
- the rbfA gene encoding 30S ribosome-binding factor RbfA, with protein MADDARARKVADRIHETVARLLDTRVKDPRLGFVTVTEVRVTGDLQQATVFYTVLGDEPAEGSSAAALASATGMLRSEVGRALGIRLTPTLTFVRDALPETAASLEDALVAAAAKDAEVARLAEGATYAGDANPYKEKKERVEDDFDDDADWDDEEWDEEADEAEFDDEAGAVDDVAAGAEDAAASGEDAK; from the coding sequence ATGGCTGACGACGCGCGCGCCCGCAAGGTGGCCGACCGCATCCACGAGACCGTTGCCCGCCTGTTGGACACGCGGGTGAAGGACCCGCGCCTGGGCTTCGTCACCGTCACCGAGGTGAGGGTGACCGGGGACCTGCAGCAGGCCACCGTCTTCTACACCGTCCTGGGGGACGAGCCGGCGGAGGGTTCGTCGGCCGCGGCGCTGGCGTCCGCCACCGGCATGCTGCGCTCCGAGGTGGGTCGCGCCCTGGGCATCCGCCTGACCCCGACCCTGACCTTCGTGCGCGACGCCCTGCCGGAGACCGCCGCCTCCCTGGAGGACGCGCTGGTCGCGGCCGCCGCGAAGGACGCCGAGGTGGCCCGCCTGGCCGAGGGTGCCACCTACGCCGGTGACGCCAACCCCTACAAGGAGAAGAAGGAGCGCGTCGAGGACGACTTTGACGACGACGCCGACTGGGATGACGAGGAGTGGGACGAGGAGGCCGACGAGGCCGAGTTTGACGACGAGGCCGGTGCGGTGGACGACGTTGCCGCCGGCGCTGAGGACGCTGCCGCCAGCGGCGAGGACGCCAAGTAA
- the truB gene encoding tRNA pseudouridine(55) synthase TruB codes for MSPEQTGAPGSPGGANPQPREGRARGQLRGPSVARGAVPARAGCVVIDKPAGLTSHDVVGKVRRLAATKKVGHAGTLDPMATGVLVVGIGAATRLLTHITGTDKEYVATIRLGIATTTDDAEGEVVSAPGCAEVDPARLEAELAALTGQIMQVPATVSAIKVDGVRSYARARAGQEVELAARPVTVSAFELTAAPRPLSVTALLAQAPVGQGEGRNVVPGGEAGQAPVETPAPVEVQASVETPVPVEVQVVDLDVRVVCSAGTYIRALARDLGRALGSAGHLTRLRRTRVGSFTEADALSLEQASAQVERDAAGPAPSGLAVRPLTEVVAAEFPIRHVDEAEAEALRKGMFLPAADGPAPGAAIGTGGAVALLRRQENHDRPYVVFPANIEG; via the coding sequence GTGAGCCCGGAGCAGACGGGCGCGCCGGGTTCCCCGGGCGGAGCCAACCCGCAACCTCGGGAGGGCAGGGCGCGCGGGCAGCTGCGCGGCCCCAGCGTAGCCCGGGGGGCGGTGCCCGCCCGGGCCGGGTGCGTGGTGATCGACAAGCCGGCCGGCCTGACCTCGCACGACGTGGTGGGCAAGGTGCGCCGCCTGGCCGCCACCAAGAAGGTGGGCCACGCCGGCACCCTGGACCCGATGGCCACCGGCGTGCTGGTGGTGGGAATCGGCGCGGCCACGCGTCTGCTCACCCACATCACGGGCACCGACAAGGAGTACGTGGCCACCATCCGCCTGGGCATCGCCACGACCACGGACGACGCCGAGGGCGAGGTGGTCTCCGCCCCCGGCTGCGCCGAGGTGGATCCGGCCCGCCTGGAGGCCGAGCTGGCCGCCCTGACCGGCCAGATCATGCAGGTGCCCGCCACGGTCAGCGCGATCAAGGTGGACGGGGTGCGCTCCTACGCCCGGGCGCGCGCCGGGCAAGAGGTGGAGCTGGCCGCCCGCCCGGTCACCGTGAGTGCCTTCGAATTGACCGCCGCCCCGCGCCCGCTCAGCGTCACGGCCCTCCTCGCGCAGGCGCCGGTGGGGCAGGGCGAGGGGAGGAACGTCGTCCCCGGGGGTGAAGCCGGCCAGGCGCCGGTGGAAACACCAGCGCCGGTGGAAGTGCAAGCATCGGTGGAAACACCAGTACCGGTGGAAGTGCAGGTGGTGGACTTAGACGTGCGCGTGGTCTGCTCGGCCGGCACCTACATTCGGGCACTGGCGCGGGACCTGGGGCGCGCCCTGGGTAGCGCCGGACACCTCACCCGCCTGCGCCGCACCCGCGTGGGCTCCTTCACCGAGGCAGACGCCCTCAGCCTGGAGCAGGCCAGCGCCCAGGTGGAGCGCGACGCCGCCGGCCCCGCCCCAAGTGGACTGGCGGTGCGCCCCCTCACCGAGGTGGTGGCCGCCGAGTTCCCCATCCGGCACGTCGACGAGGCCGAGGCCGAGGCCCTGCGCAAGGGCATGTTCCTGCCTGCCGCCGACGGCCCGGCACCCGGCGCGGCCATCGGCACGGGCGGCGCGGTGGCCCTGCTACGCCGGCAGGAAAACCACGACCGGCCCTACGTGGTTTTCCCCGCTAACATTGAGGGCTGA
- a CDS encoding bifunctional riboflavin kinase/FAD synthetase, producing the protein MEIWRGPQQVPAGLNSVVTVGNFDGVHLGHQQLLASVVAQARARGCKAVAMTFFPHPHHVHVGPLPLITSLADRLEALEASGLDAVLVVDYNLEFAAQGPREFVSTWLRDLLGARAVLVGQDVRFGVGNSGELSTLRQLGQELGFEVLVQEEVCGLAGKRWSSTWVRQLLAEGDVAGVASVLGRPHRVRGVVVDGAQRGRDLGFPTANLLAAHVGEVPQDGVYAGWLVRPSVLRDGAPERLPAAISVGTNPTFEDVNRTVEAHVLGRADLNLYGEEVAVEMVERIRPMLTFTAIEPLIDQMHDDVARAAAILGVPRPGPIDPADVTARPLAS; encoded by the coding sequence ATGGAGATTTGGCGCGGCCCGCAGCAGGTACCCGCTGGGCTGAACAGCGTGGTCACGGTAGGCAACTTCGACGGCGTCCACCTGGGCCACCAGCAGCTGCTGGCCTCCGTGGTTGCCCAGGCGCGCGCACGCGGCTGCAAGGCCGTGGCGATGACGTTCTTCCCCCACCCCCACCACGTGCACGTGGGGCCGCTGCCCCTCATCACCTCCCTGGCCGACCGCCTCGAAGCCCTAGAGGCCAGCGGCCTGGACGCCGTGCTGGTGGTGGACTACAACCTGGAATTCGCCGCCCAGGGGCCGCGCGAGTTCGTCTCCACCTGGCTGCGTGACCTGCTGGGCGCCCGCGCCGTCCTGGTGGGGCAGGACGTTCGCTTCGGGGTCGGCAACTCCGGCGAGCTCTCCACCCTGCGCCAGCTGGGGCAGGAGCTGGGCTTCGAGGTGCTGGTGCAAGAGGAAGTGTGCGGCCTGGCCGGCAAACGGTGGAGCTCCACCTGGGTGCGCCAGCTGCTCGCCGAGGGCGACGTTGCCGGCGTGGCCAGCGTGCTGGGCCGGCCGCACCGCGTGCGCGGCGTGGTGGTGGACGGCGCCCAGCGCGGCCGCGACTTGGGCTTTCCCACCGCCAACCTGCTGGCCGCCCACGTGGGAGAGGTGCCCCAGGACGGCGTCTACGCCGGCTGGCTGGTGCGCCCCAGCGTCCTGCGCGACGGCGCCCCCGAGCGCCTGCCCGCCGCAATCTCCGTGGGCACCAACCCCACCTTCGAGGACGTCAACCGCACCGTCGAGGCCCACGTGCTCGGGCGCGCCGACCTGAACCTGTACGGCGAGGAAGTGGCGGTGGAGATGGTCGAACGCATCCGTCCCATGCTCACCTTCACCGCGATCGAGCCGCTGATTGACCAGATGCACGACGACGTCGCCCGCGCCGCCGCCATCCTTGGCGTGCCGCGCCCCGGCCCGATCGACCCGGCGGACGTGACGGCCCGGCCCCTGGCCAGTTAA
- a CDS encoding GNAT family N-acetyltransferase, translating to MALEIRPATPADLDDVRFIGFSTWPPTYGPIRGSSFVVKGLDDWWSPQALAYSLENGFIFLALDGSTPVGVAEYGFLEQGVVLWKLYVLPSYQGTGVGSRLLEQVGKIAYGRSSDLITECEARNERAIAFYSAKGFQQTGRETSKFGDAIWWRRPHRELDS from the coding sequence ATGGCTTTAGAGATCCGCCCCGCTACCCCGGCCGATTTGGACGACGTTCGCTTCATCGGTTTTTCCACGTGGCCGCCCACGTACGGTCCCATTCGCGGTTCGTCGTTCGTGGTCAAGGGCCTGGACGACTGGTGGAGTCCCCAGGCGCTTGCCTATTCGCTGGAGAACGGTTTCATCTTCTTGGCGTTGGACGGTTCTACCCCCGTGGGGGTGGCGGAGTACGGCTTCCTGGAGCAGGGTGTGGTGCTTTGGAAACTCTACGTGCTCCCCTCGTATCAGGGGACGGGGGTGGGTTCCCGGCTCCTGGAGCAGGTGGGCAAGATCGCCTATGGGCGCTCCAGCGACCTGATTACTGAGTGCGAGGCCCGTAACGAGCGGGCGATCGCCTTCTACTCCGCAAAGGGTTTCCAGCAAACTGGGCGTGAGACCAGCAAGTTTGGCGATGCCATCTGGTGGCGCCGGCCCCACCGTGAACTAGATAGTTAG
- the rpsO gene encoding 30S ribosomal protein S15, with product MALAPEVKKQIIEEYATHPGDTGSPEVQVALLSRRIKDLTEHFKTHKHDHHSRRGLMLLVGQRRRILGYLASVDINRYRSLIERLGLRR from the coding sequence ATGGCCCTGGCTCCTGAGGTCAAGAAGCAGATCATCGAAGAGTACGCCACCCACCCCGGTGACACCGGTTCCCCCGAGGTGCAGGTTGCTCTGCTCTCTCGCCGCATCAAGGACCTGACCGAGCACTTCAAGACCCACAAGCACGACCACCACTCTCGCCGCGGCCTCATGCTGCTGGTCGGTCAGCGTCGTCGCATCCTGGGCTACCTGGCCTCTGTGGACATCAACCGCTACCGCTCCCTGATCGAGCGCCTGGGCCTGCGTCGATAA
- a CDS encoding MFS transporter, with protein sequence MTRQPRPNLDQPLALPPVTAALVFLVAMNLRPVLTSVGPLLGEIGVATQLSESWLGLLGAMPLLAFAAFSPLIAAPARRFGMERTLLAALLLLVVGSGLRSYAGGGGLWLGTLLLGAAIAAGNVLVPTLVKRDYSRHISLATGVYSACIIISAAISAAVAVPLADALGWRASLAVWALPALLTAVVWLPRTRAAGRPAPARRSAGAGSVWRSREAWQLTAFLGLQSIAFYVMATWLPTIIVAQGASARWGGLSLFIFQLASLPAALLIPRLLKPGTSHVTATVVSSIPMAVGVFGLLLQPALSILWVVVAGAGSGAALVVALSLISLRGRTQEETTRLSGMAQSMGYLFAAAGPVLVGALVERTGTWSASLAVMGALALAQIAAGISAGRPAPR encoded by the coding sequence ATGACTCGTCAGCCCCGCCCAAACCTGGACCAGCCCCTAGCCCTCCCGCCCGTGACCGCCGCCCTGGTGTTCCTGGTAGCGATGAACCTGCGCCCCGTCCTCACCTCCGTGGGGCCCCTGCTCGGAGAGATCGGGGTGGCAACGCAGCTCTCGGAGAGCTGGCTGGGGCTGCTAGGGGCCATGCCCCTGCTCGCCTTCGCCGCGTTCTCCCCACTCATCGCGGCCCCCGCCAGGCGATTCGGGATGGAACGCACCCTGCTGGCGGCGCTGCTGCTCCTGGTGGTCGGCAGCGGGCTGCGCTCCTACGCGGGCGGTGGCGGACTGTGGCTGGGCACCCTGCTGCTCGGGGCCGCCATCGCGGCCGGCAACGTCCTGGTCCCCACCCTCGTAAAGCGGGACTACTCCCGCCACATCTCCCTGGCCACCGGGGTCTACTCTGCCTGCATCATCATCTCCGCCGCGATCTCTGCGGCCGTGGCCGTCCCGCTAGCCGACGCCCTGGGCTGGCGCGCCTCCCTGGCAGTGTGGGCGCTCCCCGCCCTGCTGACCGCCGTGGTGTGGCTGCCCCGCACTCGCGCCGCCGGGCGGCCCGCTCCCGCTCGGCGCAGCGCCGGGGCCGGCAGCGTGTGGCGCAGCCGCGAGGCCTGGCAGCTCACCGCCTTCCTGGGGCTGCAGTCGATCGCCTTCTACGTCATGGCCACCTGGCTGCCCACCATCATCGTGGCCCAGGGGGCCTCCGCCCGCTGGGGCGGGCTCAGCCTGTTCATCTTCCAACTGGCCAGCCTGCCCGCCGCCCTGCTGATCCCACGCCTACTCAAGCCCGGCACCAGCCACGTCACCGCCACGGTGGTCTCATCCATTCCCATGGCCGTGGGCGTGTTCGGGCTCCTGCTCCAACCGGCCCTGTCGATCCTCTGGGTGGTGGTGGCCGGCGCCGGCTCCGGCGCCGCCCTGGTCGTGGCCCTCTCCCTGATCAGCCTGCGCGGGCGCACCCAGGAAGAGACCACCCGCCTGTCCGGCATGGCCCAGTCGATGGGCTACCTCTTCGCCGCCGCCGGGCCCGTCCTGGTGGGCGCCCTAGTGGAGCGCACCGGGACATGGTCGGCCTCCCTTGCGGTGATGGGCGCACTGGCCCTGGCCCAGATCGCGGCGGGAATCTCCGCAGGCAGGCCGGCGCCGCGTTAG